The Bradyrhizobium ottawaense genome window below encodes:
- a CDS encoding acyl-CoA synthetase, whose translation MQPLRMSRRVMNLAHMLTQNARRHGARPGFVWGDKSWSWRQIDAQVSALAAALAARGIAKGDRILVHSKNGDEMFFSMFAAFRLGAVWVPTNFRLMPDEVTYLAEASGAKAFLCHVDFPEHAAAVKGGALEFTWSVDGKGAFGERSVAEAIASQAGANVANVAVEHDDPCWFFFTSGTTGRSKAAVLTHGQMGFVITNHLADLTPGVTENDASLVVAPLSHGAGVHQLVQTARGVCTVLLPTEKFDINEAFRLIEIHRVANLFTVPTILKMMVEHPAVDKYDHSSLRHVIYAGAPMYREDQKTALKKLGKVIVQYFGLGEVTGNITVLPAALHDPEDGPHAKIGTCGFERTGMQVSIQDDEGRELAANQSGEICVIGPAVLAGYYDNPEANAKAFRNGWFRTGDLGHMDEEGFVYITGRASDMYISGGSNIYPREIEEKILTHPAVGEVAVLGVPDATWGEVGVAVCVARAGEKAVSEAEMAAFLSPKVPRYKMPKRFFFWEALPKSGYGKVPKRMVRDELEARGLLDLDKTKTG comes from the coding sequence ATGCAGCCCCTGCGCATGTCCCGCCGCGTCATGAATCTCGCTCACATGCTGACCCAGAATGCGCGGCGGCATGGCGCGCGTCCCGGTTTCGTCTGGGGTGACAAGTCCTGGAGCTGGCGGCAGATCGATGCGCAGGTCTCGGCGCTGGCGGCGGCGCTCGCCGCGCGTGGCATTGCCAAGGGCGACCGTATCCTGGTCCATTCCAAGAATGGCGACGAGATGTTCTTCTCGATGTTCGCCGCGTTCCGGCTCGGCGCGGTCTGGGTGCCCACCAATTTCCGCCTGATGCCGGATGAGGTCACCTATCTCGCAGAGGCCTCCGGCGCCAAGGCGTTTCTGTGCCATGTCGATTTTCCCGAGCATGCGGCGGCCGTGAAAGGCGGCGCGCTCGAGTTCACCTGGAGCGTCGACGGCAAGGGCGCGTTCGGCGAGCGCTCGGTTGCTGAGGCCATTGCCTCGCAGGCCGGCGCCAATGTCGCGAATGTCGCTGTCGAGCACGACGATCCCTGCTGGTTCTTCTTCACCTCGGGCACCACCGGCCGCTCCAAGGCCGCGGTGCTGACTCACGGCCAGATGGGCTTTGTGATCACCAACCATCTCGCCGATCTGACGCCCGGCGTCACCGAGAACGACGCCTCGCTGGTGGTGGCGCCGCTGTCGCATGGCGCCGGCGTGCATCAACTGGTGCAGACCGCGCGCGGCGTCTGCACTGTCTTGTTGCCGACCGAAAAATTCGACATCAACGAGGCATTCCGCCTGATCGAGATCCATCGGGTCGCTAATCTCTTCACGGTGCCGACGATCCTGAAGATGATGGTCGAGCACCCCGCCGTCGACAAATACGATCATTCCTCGCTGCGTCACGTGATCTATGCGGGGGCACCGATGTATCGCGAGGATCAGAAAACCGCGCTGAAGAAGCTCGGCAAGGTCATCGTGCAGTATTTTGGCCTCGGCGAGGTCACCGGCAACATCACCGTGCTGCCGGCAGCGCTGCACGATCCCGAGGACGGCCCGCACGCGAAGATCGGCACCTGCGGCTTCGAGCGCACCGGCATGCAGGTCTCGATCCAAGACGACGAGGGCCGCGAGCTCGCGGCCAACCAGAGCGGCGAGATCTGCGTGATCGGGCCGGCGGTGCTCGCAGGCTATTACGACAATCCCGAAGCCAATGCGAAGGCGTTCCGCAACGGCTGGTTCCGCACCGGCGACCTCGGTCACATGGATGAAGAGGGGTTCGTCTACATCACGGGCCGCGCCTCCGACATGTACATCTCCGGCGGCTCCAACATCTATCCGCGCGAGATCGAGGAGAAGATCTTGACGCATCCCGCGGTCGGCGAGGTCGCCGTGCTCGGCGTACCCGATGCGACCTGGGGCGAGGTCGGCGTCGCCGTCTGCGTGGCGCGTGCCGGCGAGAAGGCAGTGAGCGAAGCCGAAATGGCGGCGTTCCTCTCGCCGAAGGTGCCGCGCTACAAGATGCCGAAGCGGTTCTTCTTCTGGGAGGCGCTGCCGAAATCCGGCTATGGCAAGGTCCCCAAGCGCATGGTGCGCGACGAGCTCGAGGCGCGCGGGCTGCTCGATCTCGACAAGACGAAGACAGGCTGA
- a CDS encoding RNA 2'-phosphotransferase, whose product MPVDQIQLSKFLSFVLRHKPDEIGLTLSAEGWVNIDELLEKANATGTMFDRADLLGVVASSDKKRFSLSADGLKIRAAQGHSVSVELGLPPQEPPSVLYHGTATRFVEAILAEGLKPQARQQVHLSSDEETARQVGQRHGKPHIFKVDAGGMYARGFKFYRADNGVWLTDTVPPEFLAPATSK is encoded by the coding sequence ATGCCGGTCGATCAGATTCAACTTAGCAAGTTCTTGAGCTTCGTGCTGAGACACAAGCCCGATGAGATCGGCTTGACGCTTAGTGCCGAGGGCTGGGTCAATATTGACGAATTGCTTGAGAAAGCCAATGCAACAGGGACGATGTTTGACCGAGCTGACCTGCTCGGCGTCGTCGCAAGCAGCGACAAGAAGCGATTTTCGCTATCAGCCGACGGACTGAAGATCCGGGCCGCCCAAGGGCACTCTGTATCGGTGGAGCTCGGCTTGCCACCCCAAGAACCGCCCTCAGTCCTCTACCACGGGACGGCGACGCGATTTGTCGAAGCGATCCTCGCGGAGGGCTTGAAACCGCAGGCGCGCCAACAAGTGCACCTGTCCTCCGATGAGGAGACCGCGCGGCAAGTGGGGCAGCGCCATGGCAAGCCCCACATCTTCAAGGTCGATGCCGGCGGCATGTATGCGCGCGGTTTCAAGTTCTATCGCGCCGACAATGGGGTCTGGCTGACCGATACAGTGCCGCCGGAGTTCTTAGCCCCGGCGACGAGCAAATGA
- a CDS encoding SPW repeat protein — translation MSDFGFLNTHRTWEDWCGMLLGALIVASPWFPIQDPAIAGHPTAILNTVAIGLVVFGISQLEYVALQRWQEVTTILVGLWLIASPYALGYSADGFLRIYHTSLGAAVVLLGILQLWQDWDLNDQDMLKHGR, via the coding sequence ATGTCGGACTTTGGTTTCTTGAATACTCATCGAACATGGGAAGACTGGTGCGGGATGCTGCTCGGCGCGCTCATCGTGGCTTCGCCGTGGTTTCCCATCCAGGATCCGGCGATTGCCGGGCACCCGACGGCGATCCTGAATACGGTCGCAATCGGCCTGGTCGTATTTGGCATCAGCCAGCTCGAATATGTCGCCTTGCAGCGCTGGCAAGAGGTGACGACGATCCTCGTCGGACTGTGGCTCATCGCCTCGCCTTACGCCCTCGGCTATTCCGCTGACGGCTTTCTCCGCATCTACCACACGAGCCTCGGCGCGGCGGTGGTGCTGCTGGGCATCCTTCAGCTGTGGCAGGACTGGGATCTGAACGATCAGGACATGCTCAAGCACGGACGATAG
- a CDS encoding AAA family ATPase, with protein MSRRGHRTINLPAPYLKRVWLDPSKVHDREAYPFCLPIFPDDFELNFDAAITIIVGENGTGKSTILEGIASLAGYDDAGGGKGYMPVDHSEAREKMGGQLGKALRASWLPKISNGWFFRAESFFSVARYLDKAARDAGQAGPDFLSHSHGEGFLRFFEERCQRQGIFIFDEPESALSPARQIEFLKLLRRMEDSRICQVIMATHSPMLMAYPNARLLRLAKYGLEPVTVEETDHYRLMREFCADPRGFVEATLEE; from the coding sequence ATGAGCCGGCGAGGTCATCGCACGATCAACCTGCCGGCACCGTATCTGAAGCGGGTCTGGCTCGACCCGTCGAAAGTTCACGATCGCGAGGCCTATCCGTTTTGCCTGCCCATCTTCCCGGATGATTTCGAGCTCAATTTCGACGCTGCCATCACGATTATCGTTGGAGAGAACGGCACCGGGAAGTCGACGATCCTCGAGGGCATCGCATCACTCGCCGGCTACGACGATGCCGGCGGCGGCAAGGGCTATATGCCGGTCGACCATTCCGAGGCGCGCGAGAAGATGGGCGGCCAGCTCGGCAAGGCGCTTCGCGCGAGCTGGCTGCCGAAGATCAGCAATGGCTGGTTTTTTCGTGCCGAGAGCTTTTTCTCGGTCGCGCGGTATCTGGACAAGGCCGCGCGTGATGCCGGCCAGGCCGGTCCCGATTTCCTGTCGCACTCCCACGGCGAAGGCTTCCTGCGCTTCTTCGAGGAGCGTTGTCAGCGCCAGGGCATCTTCATCTTCGACGAGCCGGAATCGGCGTTGTCGCCGGCGCGCCAGATCGAGTTTTTGAAGCTGCTGCGACGCATGGAGGATTCCCGGATCTGCCAGGTCATCATGGCGACCCATTCGCCGATGCTGATGGCGTATCCCAATGCGCGGCTGCTGCGGCTGGCGAAATATGGGCTGGAGCCGGTGACGGTCGAGGAGACGGATCATTACCGGTTGATGCGGGAGTTTTGTGCTGACCCGCGCGGGTTTGTGGAGGCGACGCTGGAGGAATAG
- a CDS encoding HAD family hydrolase, with translation MPYTLAIFDLDGTLADSFPWFLRTVNDIADRFGFRRVRDEDVEGLRHASTREILSHLEVPLWKLPAIARHARRLKGEAASEIPLFGGVETMLRTLADNGVQLALVTSDSEANAREKLGEAAALFSHFDCSASLFGKPAKFHRVIRRAGVAPNQVVAIGDEVRDIEAARSVGIACGAVCWGYAAPAALRAHGPDHVFERMDEIADVLCNRRAD, from the coding sequence ATGCCCTACACCCTCGCCATCTTCGATCTCGACGGCACGCTGGCCGACAGCTTCCCGTGGTTCCTGCGCACCGTCAACGACATCGCCGACCGCTTCGGCTTTCGCCGCGTGCGGGATGAGGACGTCGAGGGACTGCGGCATGCCTCGACGCGCGAGATCCTCAGCCACCTTGAGGTACCCTTGTGGAAGCTACCGGCAATCGCGCGGCATGCGCGGCGGCTGAAGGGAGAGGCAGCTAGCGAGATCCCGCTGTTTGGAGGTGTCGAGACCATGCTGCGGACGCTGGCGGACAACGGCGTGCAGCTCGCGCTGGTGACATCGGACAGCGAGGCCAATGCGCGCGAAAAGCTTGGCGAGGCCGCCGCGCTGTTTTCGCATTTCGACTGCTCGGCATCGCTGTTCGGCAAGCCCGCGAAATTCCACCGCGTCATCCGCCGCGCCGGCGTGGCGCCAAACCAGGTCGTCGCTATCGGCGACGAGGTCCGTGACATCGAGGCAGCGCGCAGCGTCGGGATTGCCTGCGGCGCAGTGTGCTGGGGCTATGCGGCCCCGGCGGCGCTGCGCGCGCACGGGCCGGATCACGTGTTCGAGCGGATGGACGAGATTGCGGACGTGTTGTGTAATCGTAGGGCGGATTAG
- a CDS encoding lytic murein transglycosylase: MTSTISRLALAAFALSASILSAQPAFAAVACGSGNFDAWLADFKTDAAAKGISQQAIASGLAGVTLDQSVLNRDRSQKVFAQTFEEFSGRMVPPRLERGSNRMKQYGSVLSRIEQTYGVPGEVLVAIWGLETDFGVNTGKFGTIRSLATLAYDCRRAEQFRAELLDALRIVQRGDLVPAEMKGAWAGELGQTQFMPSSWMKYAVDFDGNGKRDLLHNAPDVLASTANYLAGYGWQKGKDWQPGSPNFAVLQQWNKSEVYSKTVAYFATQLARAP, encoded by the coding sequence ATGACCTCGACGATTTCTCGTCTCGCTCTCGCAGCCTTCGCTCTCTCCGCGTCAATCCTGTCCGCCCAGCCAGCGTTCGCCGCGGTTGCCTGCGGCTCGGGCAATTTCGATGCCTGGCTTGCGGACTTCAAGACCGACGCTGCGGCCAAGGGCATTTCACAGCAGGCCATTGCATCTGGTCTCGCCGGCGTGACACTCGATCAGAGCGTGCTCAACCGCGACCGCTCGCAAAAGGTCTTCGCCCAGACCTTCGAGGAATTTTCCGGCCGCATGGTGCCGCCGCGCCTGGAACGCGGCTCCAACAGGATGAAGCAGTACGGCTCGGTGCTGTCGCGCATCGAGCAGACCTATGGCGTTCCCGGCGAGGTCCTGGTCGCGATCTGGGGCCTGGAGACCGATTTCGGCGTCAACACCGGCAAGTTCGGCACGATCCGCTCACTCGCAACACTGGCCTATGATTGCCGGCGCGCGGAGCAGTTTCGCGCCGAGCTGCTGGACGCACTGCGCATCGTCCAGCGCGGCGATCTCGTGCCAGCCGAGATGAAGGGCGCCTGGGCAGGCGAGCTCGGCCAGACCCAGTTCATGCCGTCGTCCTGGATGAAATACGCCGTCGATTTCGACGGCAACGGCAAGCGCGACCTCCTGCACAACGCGCCCGACGTGCTCGCCTCCACCGCCAATTATCTTGCCGGCTATGGCTGGCAAAAGGGCAAGGATTGGCAGCCGGGCAGTCCGAATTTCGCGGTGCTGCAGCAGTGGAACAAGAGCGAGGTCTATTCCAAGACTGTCGCCTATTTCGCCACCCAGCTGGCGCGCGCCCCCTAA
- a CDS encoding DUF2189 domain-containing protein translates to MATLYQGNVPTMAQPTDAAGPVIRTLQLSDLHDALRRGWEDFKAVPSHAIILCVIYPVLGLVLARVVMGYSVLPLLFPLAAGFALIGPFAALGLYELSSRRERYEEASAWDAMEVLRSPSFGAMLGLGTLLLALFVTWVATAQAIYVAAFGYEGVTGLSDFMTRVLTTQQGWWLIVVGCGVGFLFALAALCISAVSFPLMLDRHAGAFEAMSTSLRVVARNPVPMAAWGVIVAVLLALGTIPAFLGLAVVIPLLGHATWHLYRKVIVSEPGARPVPPPPHRPRKPAADFPANLFPWRNRTDA, encoded by the coding sequence ATGGCCACACTCTACCAGGGCAATGTCCCCACGATGGCCCAGCCCACTGATGCGGCTGGACCGGTGATCCGAACCCTCCAGCTGTCCGATCTGCACGATGCGCTGAGGCGCGGCTGGGAAGATTTCAAGGCCGTGCCGAGCCACGCCATCATCCTCTGCGTGATCTATCCGGTGCTCGGCCTCGTGCTCGCCCGCGTGGTGATGGGCTATTCGGTGCTGCCACTGTTGTTTCCGCTGGCCGCCGGCTTCGCGCTGATCGGGCCCTTCGCGGCCCTCGGTCTCTACGAGCTCTCCAGCCGGCGCGAACGCTATGAGGAAGCCAGCGCCTGGGATGCGATGGAGGTGCTGCGTTCGCCTTCGTTCGGAGCGATGCTCGGCCTCGGCACATTGCTGCTCGCGCTGTTCGTGACCTGGGTTGCGACCGCGCAGGCGATCTATGTTGCGGCGTTCGGCTATGAGGGCGTGACCGGACTCTCGGACTTCATGACGCGCGTGCTGACGACGCAGCAGGGCTGGTGGCTGATCGTGGTCGGCTGCGGCGTCGGTTTCCTGTTCGCGCTCGCCGCGCTGTGCATCAGCGCCGTGTCGTTCCCCTTGATGCTGGATCGCCATGCCGGCGCGTTCGAGGCGATGAGCACCTCGCTGCGCGTGGTCGCCAGGAACCCGGTGCCGATGGCGGCCTGGGGCGTAATCGTCGCGGTCCTGCTCGCGCTCGGCACGATCCCGGCGTTCCTCGGCCTTGCCGTGGTGATCCCCCTGCTCGGCCATGCCACCTGGCATCTCTACCGCAAGGTGATCGTCTCGGAGCCCGGTGCACGTCCGGTGCCGCCCCCGCCGCATCGTCCGCGCAAGCCGGCTGCCGACTTCCCGGCCAACCTCTTCCCCTGGCGTAATAGGACGGACGCCTGA
- a CDS encoding PCC domain-containing protein encodes MRSITQPGAPIAERIQWVEARGRAFSFTLPAGLPLLEAARRGFAAEGFAGGVLNFRHGALGPFAYVMPALSKTGENAAFYSDTYRPGGVTRTKLGSMTLGMRDGVPFFHCHGLWTEADGKASGGHMLPDETVVAEPFEVEAFGLDGAMFAAESDPETNFKLFGPVAAASSGARTTASAFALRLRPNQDFAGSLEDFCRTHGIARAKIHGGVGSTIGARFSHGGVTEPFATELAVTAGLIAPGHSGAIEAALDVALVDYTGGLAEGRLVRGDNPVLMTMELVLEALD; translated from the coding sequence ATGAGGAGTATCACGCAGCCGGGCGCGCCCATCGCGGAACGCATTCAATGGGTGGAGGCGAGGGGGCGCGCCTTCTCGTTCACGCTTCCGGCAGGTCTGCCGCTGCTGGAAGCCGCGCGGCGTGGCTTTGCGGCGGAGGGATTTGCCGGCGGCGTGCTCAACTTCCGGCACGGCGCGCTCGGGCCGTTCGCCTATGTCATGCCGGCGCTGTCGAAGACCGGCGAGAACGCGGCGTTCTATAGCGACACGTACCGGCCCGGCGGCGTGACGCGCACGAAGCTCGGGAGCATGACGCTCGGCATGCGCGACGGCGTGCCGTTCTTTCACTGCCACGGGCTGTGGACGGAGGCGGACGGCAAGGCGAGCGGTGGCCACATGCTGCCGGACGAGACTGTTGTCGCCGAACCGTTCGAGGTCGAGGCCTTCGGCCTTGATGGCGCGATGTTCGCCGCCGAGTCCGATCCCGAGACCAATTTCAAGCTGTTCGGGCCGGTGGCGGCTGCGAGCAGCGGCGCGCGCACCACGGCCAGCGCCTTCGCGCTGCGGCTGCGCCCCAATCAGGATTTTGCTGGCTCCCTCGAAGACTTCTGCCGCACGCATGGCATCGCGCGCGCGAAGATCCATGGTGGCGTCGGCTCGACCATCGGCGCGCGCTTCAGCCATGGCGGCGTGACCGAGCCGTTTGCGACCGAGCTTGCGGTGACGGCCGGTCTGATCGCGCCCGGGCACTCCGGTGCGATCGAAGCGGCGCTCGACGTCGCGCTGGTCGACTACACCGGCGGCTTGGCGGAGGGGCGGCTGGTCCGCGGCGACAATCCCGTGCTGATGACGATGGAGCTGGTGCTGGAGGCGCTGGACTAG
- a CDS encoding GNAT family N-acetyltransferase codes for MSNVINNKDHCRYELAVDGNLATEHYKLDGNVITFEHTDVPKELGGKGVGSKLVQGALDQVRAAGLKLIPQCPFVKAWIEKHPDYSDLVAR; via the coding sequence ATGAGCAACGTCATCAACAACAAGGACCACTGCCGCTACGAGCTCGCAGTGGATGGCAATCTTGCGACCGAGCATTACAAGCTCGATGGCAACGTCATCACATTCGAGCATACGGACGTGCCGAAGGAGCTCGGCGGCAAGGGCGTCGGCTCGAAGCTGGTGCAAGGCGCTCTCGACCAGGTCCGCGCCGCCGGATTGAAGCTGATCCCGCAATGCCCGTTCGTGAAGGCATGGATCGAAAAGCATCCGGACTATTCCGACCTCGTGGCGAGGTGA
- a CDS encoding GNAT family N-acetyltransferase codes for MVASVRDNKDRSRFEFDVGNEVAFANYRLTPTAVIITHTETPRALRGRGIASELIKGALDLIRRDGRKVIAGCGFVVDYLDRHPEDADLVA; via the coding sequence ATGGTGGCATCGGTACGGGACAACAAGGACAGGAGCCGCTTCGAATTCGATGTTGGCAACGAGGTCGCCTTCGCCAATTACCGGCTGACCCCGACGGCGGTCATCATCACCCACACCGAGACGCCCCGCGCGCTGCGCGGCCGCGGCATCGCCTCCGAGCTGATCAAGGGCGCGCTGGATTTGATCCGGCGCGACGGCCGCAAGGTGATTGCCGGCTGCGGCTTCGTCGTCGACTATCTCGACAGGCATCCGGAGGACGCGGATCTGGTCGCCTGA
- a CDS encoding SRPBCC family protein codes for MRVTIGRRTAVAGALAVCGAAGLTAAFGPFFSPAAWAHGPTRQKVRESIEINAPQDKVWAAIRNFQDMGWLPPVTKTTGEKGNEIGATRQLTLTGGATVDEELYKYEPDMMSYSYRITKVDVKVLPVTNYSSTLTVSPASDGKSKLEWAGAFYRGFPNNDPPPELSDEAAVKAVSGLYKAGLEALKKKIESGS; via the coding sequence ATGAGGGTGACGATTGGACGGCGCACGGCTGTGGCTGGCGCGCTGGCTGTGTGTGGGGCGGCAGGCTTGACGGCAGCCTTCGGGCCGTTTTTTTCACCGGCGGCCTGGGCGCATGGGCCGACCCGGCAGAAGGTGCGGGAATCCATCGAGATCAACGCGCCGCAGGACAAGGTCTGGGCCGCGATCCGCAACTTCCAGGACATGGGCTGGCTTCCGCCTGTCACCAAGACCACCGGCGAGAAGGGCAACGAGATCGGCGCGACGCGCCAACTGACGCTGACGGGCGGGGCGACTGTCGATGAGGAGCTCTACAAATACGAGCCCGACATGATGAGCTATTCGTACCGGATCACCAAGGTCGACGTGAAGGTGCTGCCGGTGACCAATTATTCCTCGACGTTGACGGTGTCGCCGGCTTCCGACGGCAAGTCCAAGCTGGAATGGGCCGGGGCATTCTACCGCGGCTTTCCCAACAACGATCCGCCGCCGGAGCTGAGCGACGAGGCCGCGGTGAAGGCGGTGAGCGGGCTCTACAAGGCCGGCCTCGAAGCCCTGAAGAAGAAGATCGAGAGCGGTAGCTGA
- a CDS encoding cytochrome D1 domain-containing protein: MRMLVLAALAASLCHASLGSAAAEEAFVTNQLSDDLMVVDLAAARSVATIPIGGKPAGVAVSADDRFAYVTSPDAKAVTVVDAAARQVVGRIEVGGGPLGIAVAPDGRTVYVADWYAAAVRVIDAASRSVTASIAVGASPSGLAVTPDGRLLLSADRDDDIVSVVDTATRQRKATVKVGTRPFGVTIDAEGKRAYTANVGSDDVSVIDIAAGREVGRVPVGMRPYAVALTLGRGFVTDQYGGTVSVFDLASLKPVKRINVGDYPEGIAATADGKRVIVACWESNTLSIIDATDLKVIGEIKTGDGPRAFGVFLRRTE, from the coding sequence GTGCGGATGCTGGTTCTGGCGGCGCTCGCCGCCAGCCTTTGTCATGCCAGCCTCGGCAGCGCCGCTGCCGAGGAGGCGTTCGTCACCAACCAGCTCAGCGACGATCTGATGGTCGTGGATCTCGCCGCCGCGCGTAGCGTCGCGACCATCCCGATCGGCGGCAAGCCGGCCGGCGTCGCCGTCAGCGCGGACGACCGCTTTGCCTATGTGACGAGCCCGGACGCCAAGGCGGTGACGGTGGTGGACGCCGCAGCCCGGCAGGTGGTCGGGCGGATCGAGGTCGGCGGCGGGCCGCTCGGCATTGCCGTGGCGCCCGATGGCCGCACCGTCTATGTCGCCGATTGGTATGCAGCTGCGGTGCGGGTGATCGACGCCGCGAGCCGCAGCGTCACGGCCAGCATCGCGGTCGGCGCCTCGCCATCGGGCCTGGCGGTGACGCCGGACGGCAGGCTGCTGCTCTCGGCCGACCGCGACGACGACATCGTCTCGGTCGTGGACACGGCGACGCGCCAGCGCAAGGCGACCGTCAAGGTCGGCACCCGACCATTCGGTGTCACCATCGATGCCGAGGGCAAGCGCGCCTACACCGCCAATGTCGGCTCCGACGACGTCTCCGTGATCGACATCGCCGCTGGCCGCGAGGTCGGCCGCGTGCCGGTCGGCATGCGCCCCTATGCGGTGGCGCTGACGCTGGGCCGGGGCTTCGTCACCGACCAATATGGCGGCACCGTCAGCGTGTTCGATCTGGCGAGCCTGAAGCCGGTCAAGCGCATCAATGTCGGCGACTATCCCGAAGGCATCGCTGCGACCGCCGACGGCAAGCGCGTCATCGTCGCCTGCTGGGAGAGCAACACGCTAAGCATCATCGACGCGACTGATCTGAAGGTGATCGGCGAGATCAAGACCGGCGACGGCCCAAGGGCGTTCGGGGTGTTCCTGCGCAGGACGGAGTAG
- a CDS encoding DUF3597 domain-containing protein: MSIFGKIMSAIFGSQPASAAPAGGAAPGSAPAGAAPDASAPAGAPMAAVDVAAIVDKAVAAHKGEKLEWRTSIVDLMKALDIDSSLAARKDLAKELGYSGDMNDSASMNVWLHKQVMSKLAANGGKLPPEIKH; encoded by the coding sequence ATGAGCATTTTCGGGAAAATCATGAGCGCGATCTTCGGCAGCCAGCCGGCTTCCGCCGCGCCCGCCGGTGGCGCAGCGCCGGGCAGTGCGCCCGCAGGGGCCGCGCCGGACGCTTCGGCTCCGGCAGGCGCGCCGATGGCCGCGGTCGACGTGGCAGCGATCGTCGACAAGGCGGTGGCCGCGCACAAGGGCGAGAAGCTGGAATGGCGTACCTCGATCGTCGACCTGATGAAGGCGCTCGACATCGATTCCAGCCTCGCTGCGCGCAAGGATCTCGCCAAGGAGCTCGGCTACAGCGGCGACATGAATGACTCTGCCAGCATGAACGTCTGGCTGCACAAGCAGGTGATGTCCAAGCTCGCCGCCAATGGCGGCAAGCTGCCGCCAGAGATCAAGCACTGA